One stretch of Pedobacter riviphilus DNA includes these proteins:
- a CDS encoding organic hydroperoxide resistance protein: MKNQNVIESANTLNVVINKVLYTGKVHVSGGREGFAKSSDGALDTALSSPGSTGKGTNPEQLFAAGWAACFIGAMKHNAPQLKIALPADAAIDAEVDLALADSGFSLQARLNVVLPGLTYEEAKTVVEAAHQTCPYSKATRGNINVQINVVI, translated from the coding sequence ATGAAAAATCAAAATGTAATCGAATCCGCAAATACTTTAAATGTAGTCATCAACAAAGTGCTTTATACTGGAAAAGTTCATGTAAGTGGTGGCCGCGAGGGCTTCGCAAAAAGTAGTGATGGAGCGCTTGACACCGCACTATCATCTCCTGGCAGTACAGGAAAAGGAACCAACCCTGAGCAATTATTTGCTGCAGGCTGGGCTGCATGTTTTATTGGTGCCATGAAACATAATGCGCCTCAACTTAAAATTGCACTTCCTGCTGATGCTGCAATCGATGCAGAAGTTGATCTGGCTTTGGCCGATAGTGGTTTTAGCCTTCAGGCAAGATTAAATGTAGTTTTACCCGGACTTACTTACGAAGAAGCAAAAACAGTGGTTGAGGCCGCGCACCAAACCTGTCCGTATTCTAAAGCTACCCGTGGTAATATTAATGTACAGATCAATGTGGTTATATAA
- a CDS encoding YeiH family protein yields MSNRNNVADTTGALTDAGISQDKKTFLQSLTEDWWAVILGAIIIAAVLYLTNSGTVISLPAFKWANSEDLLGKVLSAANLLLIVEMGAVFLTLASIAIGLSGGNVARFAGGFAVIYFFAILSFIIGGNKSVSYFGLEYVVFALLIGIVLGNLIRLPDWLKEAVRSEFYIKTGLVILGTTILSADLIKAGLPGIIQAVIVVTVVWFFSMWLSRKLKVDDEFGVILASAVSICGVSAAIVAAGAINGDKRKLSYVTTLVLIMAIPMMIILPWAVKYFNIPEVIGGAWLGGTLDTTATVTAAGDLVGPIAVKAGVIAKFSQNVFIGVAAFFIAIWWAYKKPKGEDGVPFKAERPGLKIVWERFPKFVLGFVAASLVFSFLLSATTAKSVGPTLNGLRTVWFAIAFISIGMEAKFSSLVKLQGGKPAFTFVTAQIFNIFWTLLWSYILFGGYLLPVPDFK; encoded by the coding sequence ATGTCGAATCGAAACAACGTAGCCGATACTACTGGAGCCTTAACAGATGCCGGGATAAGCCAGGATAAGAAAACATTTTTACAATCGCTCACCGAAGATTGGTGGGCAGTTATACTTGGGGCAATTATTATTGCCGCTGTACTTTACTTAACCAACAGCGGCACTGTAATCAGTTTACCTGCATTTAAATGGGCAAATAGTGAAGATCTTTTGGGTAAGGTATTATCAGCAGCTAACTTATTGTTGATTGTTGAAATGGGTGCAGTTTTTCTGACCTTAGCTTCAATAGCCATAGGTTTATCAGGAGGTAATGTTGCAAGGTTTGCTGGCGGTTTTGCTGTGATCTATTTTTTTGCTATCCTTTCCTTTATTATAGGGGGCAATAAAAGTGTATCCTATTTTGGGTTAGAATATGTGGTATTTGCATTACTTATTGGTATTGTATTGGGTAATTTAATCAGGTTGCCGGATTGGCTAAAAGAAGCGGTGCGGTCTGAGTTTTATATTAAAACAGGTTTGGTGATATTGGGTACCACTATATTATCCGCCGATTTAATTAAGGCAGGTTTACCCGGTATAATACAGGCGGTTATTGTAGTTACCGTAGTTTGGTTTTTTTCGATGTGGTTAAGTCGCAAGTTAAAAGTTGATGATGAATTTGGCGTAATATTGGCCTCAGCAGTATCTATTTGTGGCGTTTCTGCGGCTATTGTAGCTGCTGGAGCCATTAATGGCGATAAACGTAAATTATCTTACGTAACTACTTTAGTATTAATCATGGCTATCCCGATGATGATTATTTTGCCTTGGGCAGTGAAGTATTTTAATATACCAGAGGTGATTGGTGGAGCATGGCTAGGTGGTACTTTAGATACAACGGCAACAGTAACTGCTGCAGGCGATTTGGTTGGACCAATTGCCGTTAAAGCAGGGGTTATTGCCAAGTTTTCGCAAAATGTTTTTATTGGTGTTGCTGCTTTTTTTATTGCAATATGGTGGGCCTATAAAAAGCCTAAAGGTGAAGATGGAGTGCCCTTCAAAGCAGAGCGTCCGGGATTGAAAATTGTGTGGGAGCGATTCCCGAAATTTGTATTGGGTTTTGTTGCAGCATCTTTGGTTTTTTCTTTTCTGTTATCGGCCACAACTGCTAAAAGTGTTGGGCCAACCTTAAACGGCTTACGCACAGTATGGTTCGCAATCGCATTTATTTCGATTGGTATGGAAGCTAAATTTTCATCGCTGGTAAAACTTCAGGGCGGAAAACCTGCATTTACATTTGTTACTGCACAAATATTCAACATATTCTGGACACTCTTGTGGTCGTATATTTTATTTGGCGGGTATCTACTCCCTGTGCCTGATTTTAAATAG
- a CDS encoding histidine kinase: MLFSTGYYFLKRFIREKAEKSRIEKQRFQMLIDKEKMDKELAMSKNAFMKAQINPHLLFNTFEFVHQKLSTYSPEDAKVMLYLSDMMRFAANTQHNEGYVYLSEEIAQCENLIGLHRITQGAIYIEIASGPDLGEIKLIPLVLLTILENMFKHGNLNDIENKATIDVYTFDGKLRIESRNLPRLVKSKVGFGSGMDNISNRLKYAYHQNAEMTAGIDEEGFYTLNISISLNALTIESEDKKTEQTIAV; this comes from the coding sequence ATGCTGTTTTCTACAGGTTATTATTTCTTAAAGCGGTTCATTAGAGAAAAAGCAGAAAAATCCCGTATCGAAAAACAGCGTTTTCAAATGCTTATTGATAAGGAAAAAATGGATAAGGAGCTTGCCATGTCTAAGAATGCTTTTATGAAAGCGCAGATCAATCCACATCTGCTTTTTAACACATTTGAGTTTGTACATCAGAAACTAAGCACCTACTCTCCAGAAGATGCCAAAGTAATGCTTTATCTTTCTGACATGATGCGTTTTGCTGCTAATACTCAACACAATGAAGGCTATGTATATTTAAGCGAAGAAATTGCACAATGCGAAAACCTGATTGGCTTGCACCGCATTACGCAAGGCGCAATTTATATTGAGATTGCCAGCGGTCCTGATCTTGGTGAGATTAAATTAATTCCACTTGTTTTGCTTACTATATTGGAAAACATGTTTAAACACGGAAACCTTAATGATATAGAAAATAAGGCCACTATAGATGTTTATACCTTTGATGGCAAACTGCGTATCGAAAGCCGTAATTTACCCAGATTAGTAAAAAGCAAAGTAGGCTTTGGCTCCGGAATGGACAATATTAGTAACCGACTAAAATATGCTTACCATCAAAATGCCGAAATGACTGCAGGAATTGACGAAGAAGGCTTCTATACTTTAAACATAAGTATTTCTTTAAATGCGCTAACAATAGAATCTGAAGATAAAAAAACTGAACAAACTATCGCTGTCTAG
- a CDS encoding Lrp/AsnC family transcriptional regulator has product MELYTPDQTDRDILTLLQKDARLTYKELAAMLHLSKSPIQERVKRLERLGFISSVVALIDPNKFENCMICYLQVQLTNHSVNTFRLFQQEVSKLDEVLECYHTTGGFDFMLKVVARNMIAYNDFLINKFGRLDNIGTLNSSLVITQAKRETALPV; this is encoded by the coding sequence ATGGAATTATACACCCCTGACCAAACTGACAGAGATATTTTAACACTATTACAAAAAGATGCAAGGCTAACCTATAAGGAATTGGCTGCTATGCTGCATTTGTCAAAATCGCCCATTCAGGAACGTGTAAAACGCTTAGAACGTTTAGGATTTATTTCTTCGGTAGTGGCATTAATTGATCCCAATAAATTCGAGAACTGTATGATCTGCTATTTGCAGGTTCAGCTTACCAACCATTCTGTTAATACCTTCAGGTTATTTCAGCAGGAAGTAAGCAAACTCGATGAGGTACTGGAATGTTACCATACTACCGGAGGCTTTGATTTTATGTTAAAAGTTGTTGCAAGAAATATGATTGCTTATAACGATTTTCTGATTAATAAATTCGGTCGTTTGGATAATATTGGTACTCTTAATAGTTCACTTGTAATTACGCAGGCTAAACGCGAAACCGCTTTGCCTGTATGA
- a CDS encoding cold-shock protein encodes MRKGTICYVDQNGVHGIIKDENEQKIQFFLMDHQEEIRLNDKISFEIELTAKGLAATKIHVVSTIELTPQ; translated from the coding sequence ATGAGAAAGGGTACAATATGTTATGTAGATCAAAATGGTGTACATGGTATTATTAAAGATGAAAATGAGCAGAAAATTCAATTCTTTTTAATGGATCATCAGGAAGAAATTAGGCTCAATGATAAAATTTCATTTGAAATTGAGCTTACGGCAAAGGGACTCGCCGCAACAAAAATACATGTTGTTAGCACGATAGAATTAACACCACAATAG
- a CDS encoding DoxX family protein produces the protein MTLKTTKTIYWIGASLTSLWFGTSGVCELTKNPIVWDITLQLGYPAYFIYVLGVAKLAGIAVLLIPNKLLRLKEWVFAGIFFDIIFAFCSKLIVIGPLATTDAIIAFAIVTITYVMFQKLYPIKYSNLTAI, from the coding sequence ATGACACTCAAAACGACAAAAACTATTTATTGGATCGGCGCCTCACTAACTTCGTTATGGTTTGGCACCAGCGGAGTTTGTGAACTCACAAAAAATCCTATTGTTTGGGACATTACATTACAACTGGGATATCCTGCATACTTTATTTATGTACTTGGGGTTGCTAAATTAGCCGGAATCGCAGTTCTACTAATCCCCAACAAATTGTTAAGGTTAAAAGAATGGGTATTTGCAGGGATATTCTTTGATATCATTTTTGCATTCTGCTCAAAACTCATTGTGATCGGTCCGCTAGCCACTACCGATGCCATTATAGCCTTTGCTATAGTTACAATAACCTATGTGATGTTCCAAAAACTTTATCCTATCAAATATTCAAATTTAACTGCTATTTAA
- a CDS encoding LytR/AlgR family response regulator transcription factor, with the protein MNIIIIEDELKTAKSLENIILSLRPDVKILGHYQSIEGSVKALSEQSQPDLIFMDIQLADGLCFEIFKQVKVNSPIVFCTAFDEYSLEAFKRNGVDYVLKPFSKTDIQEAFQKVDGLQNFFQQKVIPDLSNLLTKLSSPAGKESFLVFKNQKYTTVQTENIAFFYIRNDASTIMCFDKQEFALSQSLDQIMAMVSSKQFFRVNRQYLVNFKAIKEIEHYFLRKLFVKLVIETPDKLLINKEKTPAFLSWMEDR; encoded by the coding sequence ATGAACATCATCATCATTGAGGATGAGCTGAAAACAGCTAAATCACTCGAAAATATAATTTTGAGCCTGAGGCCCGATGTGAAAATACTAGGGCACTACCAGAGCATCGAAGGATCGGTAAAAGCGTTGTCAGAACAGTCACAGCCCGATTTGATATTTATGGATATTCAATTGGCAGATGGATTATGTTTTGAAATATTTAAACAGGTTAAAGTAAATAGTCCCATTGTGTTCTGCACAGCCTTCGATGAGTACTCATTAGAAGCTTTTAAGCGTAATGGAGTAGATTATGTGTTAAAACCATTTTCTAAAACAGATATTCAGGAGGCTTTTCAAAAGGTAGACGGTCTTCAGAATTTTTTTCAGCAAAAGGTAATCCCTGATTTAAGTAATTTATTGACAAAATTGAGCAGCCCAGCAGGAAAAGAGAGCTTTTTAGTCTTTAAAAACCAGAAATATACCACTGTTCAGACTGAGAATATTGCTTTCTTTTATATCAGGAATGATGCTTCAACCATTATGTGCTTCGATAAACAAGAGTTTGCATTAAGTCAATCTCTTGATCAGATTATGGCAATGGTATCGTCTAAACAGTTTTTTAGGGTTAACCGCCAATATTTAGTGAACTTTAAAGCCATTAAAGAAATAGAACATTATTTCTTAAGAAAATTGTTTGTTAAGCTGGTGATTGAAACTCCAGATAAATTGCTGATCAATAAAGAAAAAACACCTGCTTTTCTTTCCTGGATGGAAGATAGGTAA
- a CDS encoding DUF1223 domain-containing protein: MKTLKRIAIVNAVIVVVIALSAFIWVGSAQEKKVEQPVDGKGFAVLELFTSEGCSSCPPAEELLTKIEKESNGKPVYVLGYHVDYFDNLGWKDVFGSPENTKRQKKYSAWLNAQVYTPQLVINGAQEFIGSNESDVRNAINKQLLNTQHKASLAFNTKRDGEVLTINYEAKDTQASDDLLFALIQKSGSTDVQRGENAGLKLSHIQIVRKTLTMSLKDAKSGTVVLNIPRGSGAEKWEVIGMVQHKTTGAISAVNASTTF, translated from the coding sequence ATGAAAACACTTAAAAGAATAGCGATCGTAAATGCGGTCATTGTAGTAGTAATAGCACTTAGCGCATTTATTTGGGTAGGATCTGCACAAGAAAAAAAAGTAGAACAGCCCGTTGATGGAAAAGGCTTTGCCGTTTTGGAATTATTTACGTCTGAAGGATGTTCAAGCTGTCCGCCAGCGGAAGAACTGTTGACCAAAATAGAGAAAGAATCTAATGGGAAACCGGTGTATGTACTTGGATATCACGTCGATTATTTTGATAATTTAGGCTGGAAGGATGTTTTTGGGAGTCCGGAAAATACAAAAAGGCAAAAAAAATACAGTGCCTGGCTAAATGCACAGGTTTATACGCCTCAATTGGTTATTAACGGCGCTCAAGAATTTATAGGATCCAATGAAAGTGACGTAAGGAATGCCATTAACAAACAGCTTCTGAATACACAGCATAAAGCCAGTTTAGCCTTCAATACCAAGAGAGATGGAGAGGTATTGACAATAAATTATGAAGCCAAAGATACTCAGGCTAGCGACGATCTTCTTTTTGCATTGATACAAAAGAGCGGTAGCACCGATGTACAGCGTGGAGAAAATGCAGGACTTAAATTATCTCATATCCAAATTGTACGGAAAACCTTAACAATGTCTCTAAAGGATGCAAAATCTGGAACAGTAGTATTGAATATCCCTAGAGGCAGCGGTGCTGAAAAATGGGAGGTAATCGGAATGGTTCAGCACAAAACAACAGGCGCAATTTCGGCAGTAAATGCATCAACAACTTTTTAA
- a CDS encoding alpha/beta fold hydrolase, translating to MENQNNYSRRRFLSLAALTVAVAELGGLNLLNAKETTKNKTDNNKTHSNTSFDTIKQIHAGVLNMGYAESGPADGKPIILLHGWPYTIHSYADVAALLSAEGYRVIVPHFRGHGSTQFLSPKTPRNGQQSAIAADIIALMDALKIDKAVIGGFDWGARTANIMAALWPERCKAMVSVSGYLIGSQEVNQKPLLPKAELSWWYQFYFATERGRLGYEANRKDFAKLIWQTASPEWKFTDAIFEKSAVELDNPDHVAIVIHNYRWRLGLAEGEAKYDKYEKILATFPAITVPTITLEGDANGAPHGNPSDYAAKFKGKYAHYNLSAGIGHNLPQEAPKAFADAIIQAAMMA from the coding sequence ATGGAAAATCAAAATAATTATAGCCGCCGACGCTTTTTAAGTCTAGCCGCTTTAACCGTGGCCGTGGCAGAACTTGGGGGGTTAAACCTTTTGAATGCCAAAGAAACTACCAAAAACAAAACCGACAATAATAAAACGCACAGCAATACATCTTTTGATACGATAAAACAGATTCATGCAGGCGTGCTAAATATGGGTTATGCAGAAAGTGGCCCAGCAGATGGCAAGCCCATTATACTGTTACACGGATGGCCCTATACAATTCATAGTTATGCTGATGTAGCAGCTTTGCTTTCTGCAGAAGGATACCGGGTAATTGTTCCACACTTTCGTGGCCATGGCAGTACACAGTTTCTTTCACCAAAAACGCCAAGAAATGGACAACAATCGGCCATTGCTGCAGATATTATTGCCTTAATGGATGCCTTAAAGATAGATAAAGCAGTAATTGGCGGTTTTGATTGGGGAGCAAGAACGGCAAATATTATGGCAGCATTATGGCCTGAGCGCTGTAAAGCAATGGTTTCCGTAAGCGGATACCTTATTGGAAGCCAGGAAGTAAACCAAAAACCACTGTTGCCTAAAGCAGAATTATCATGGTGGTATCAATTCTATTTTGCAACTGAACGCGGCCGTTTAGGATATGAAGCTAACCGAAAAGATTTTGCAAAACTGATCTGGCAAACCGCATCTCCAGAATGGAAATTCACTGATGCCATTTTCGAAAAGTCGGCAGTTGAACTGGATAATCCAGATCATGTTGCTATTGTAATCCATAATTACAGGTGGAGATTGGGGCTGGCAGAAGGGGAAGCGAAATACGATAAATATGAAAAAATATTAGCCACATTTCCAGCAATAACAGTTCCGACCATTACGCTAGAAGGCGATGCCAATGGCGCGCCACATGGTAATCCAAGTGATTATGCAGCTAAGTTTAAAGGTAAATATGCACACTACAATCTTAGTGCTGGCATTGGCCATAATCTTCCTCAGGAAGCACCTAAAGCATTTGCAGATGCCATTATCCAAGCGGCAATGATGGCCTAA
- a CDS encoding LytR/AlgR family response regulator transcription factor gives MIKCIAIDDQFSSLAGLQKYIEDTPNMRLVQQYTDPITALRELAGSETVDVIFMDVEMPQISGLELAKAIRSRTRKLIFTTSHQEYAFDAFEAAGDAYLLKPYSYAKFATTITRLFGLEMTGGANEDYFLVKNKEEDHRAVMVKYEDIIAFESFHNYIKIHTVGKVIIAYLSLKDVREQLSIKNGFIQLHRGYIIAIDKILYVDGNRITMNNHISFTVGDIYYNEFKNFISERLIISSRKK, from the coding sequence ATGATTAAGTGCATAGCCATAGACGACCAGTTCAGTTCCTTAGCGGGGCTACAAAAATATATTGAGGATACTCCAAATATGCGACTCGTGCAGCAGTATACCGATCCAATTACTGCTTTAAGGGAGCTAGCCGGCTCAGAAACGGTTGATGTAATTTTTATGGATGTGGAAATGCCTCAGATTTCCGGTCTGGAATTGGCTAAGGCCATCCGCTCCAGAACCAGAAAGCTTATTTTCACCACCTCCCACCAGGAGTATGCTTTTGATGCTTTTGAAGCCGCAGGAGATGCTTATTTGCTTAAACCATATAGTTATGCCAAATTTGCTACTACCATTACCAGGCTTTTTGGGCTAGAAATGACAGGTGGTGCCAACGAGGATTATTTTTTGGTTAAAAACAAAGAAGAAGATCACCGTGCGGTAATGGTTAAATATGAGGATATTATCGCTTTTGAAAGTTTTCATAATTACATTAAAATACATACTGTAGGAAAAGTAATTATTGCTTATTTAAGTTTAAAAGATGTTCGGGAACAGCTTAGCATTAAGAATGGTTTTATACAGTTACACCGTGGATATATTATTGCTATTGATAAGATTTTATATGTGGATGGCAACAGGATTACCATGAACAACCACATTAGCTTTACCGTTGGAGATATTTATTATAATGAATTTAAAAATTTTATTTCTGAAAGGCTAATTATCAGTAGCCGTAAAAAATAA
- a CDS encoding Rossmann-fold NAD(P)-binding domain-containing protein, whose translation MENHQNTTTNSLLIGLASLMSTLFLVSPPFEKNPQQCEMVQSIGKKKQKELENEPVV comes from the coding sequence ATGGAAAATCATCAAAATACCACAACCAACAGTTTATTAATTGGATTGGCAAGCTTAATGTCGACACTTTTTCTGGTTAGCCCTCCATTTGAAAAAAATCCACAGCAATGTGAAATGGTGCAAAGCATCGGAAAGAAAAAACAGAAAGAACTGGAGAATGAGCCAGTTGTATAA
- a CDS encoding LLM class flavin-dependent oxidoreductase — protein sequence MADHLLKDVLYSVLDLATVLEGFTAADSFKASLDLAKQSETLGYTRYWFAEHHNMASVASSATAVLIGYIAGGTSSIRVGSGGIMLPNHAPLIVAEQFGTLASLYPNRIDLGLGRAPGTDQVTAMAIRGENFNTVHSFPRDIEKLQQFFSASNSRASVRAFPGEGLDIPIWILGSSIDSARLAAEKGLPYAFASHFAPTYFEQAISIYRNNFKPSEFLQEPYVMACVNVVAADTDAEAERLSSSIKRMFLGAITGKRGLLKPAVDDIDVYWDQLEKEAVEQMLYYSFIGSVETIKENLAAFVAKHGVNEIMSTSHIYDHQAKLHSNKIFAGLFG from the coding sequence ATGGCTGATCACTTATTGAAAGATGTACTTTATTCCGTTCTCGATCTTGCAACTGTTTTAGAAGGCTTTACTGCTGCAGATAGTTTTAAAGCAAGCCTTGATTTAGCTAAACAGTCTGAAACTTTAGGTTATACACGGTATTGGTTTGCCGAACACCATAATATGGCAAGTGTTGCCAGTTCGGCCACGGCCGTGCTTATTGGTTACATTGCTGGCGGTACCAGTAGCATTCGCGTAGGTTCTGGAGGTATTATGCTACCCAACCATGCACCATTAATTGTAGCCGAACAATTTGGTACATTGGCTTCGCTTTATCCCAACCGTATTGATTTGGGGTTGGGCAGGGCACCAGGAACCGATCAGGTTACGGCAATGGCTATCCGTGGCGAAAACTTTAATACAGTTCATAGTTTTCCCAGAGATATTGAGAAGTTACAACAGTTTTTCTCTGCCAGTAATAGCCGGGCAAGTGTAAGGGCCTTTCCGGGAGAAGGGTTGGATATCCCGATCTGGATTTTAGGTTCGAGCATTGACAGTGCACGCTTGGCAGCAGAAAAAGGACTTCCTTATGCTTTTGCAAGTCACTTTGCACCGACCTATTTCGAGCAGGCGATTTCCATTTATAGAAATAACTTTAAACCATCTGAATTTTTACAGGAACCTTATGTAATGGCCTGTGTAAATGTGGTTGCTGCCGATACTGATGCGGAAGCAGAACGTTTATCAAGCTCTATAAAACGTATGTTTTTAGGTGCTATAACGGGTAAAAGAGGATTACTGAAGCCTGCCGTTGACGATATAGATGTTTATTGGGACCAGTTGGAAAAAGAAGCGGTAGAACAGATGTTATACTATTCATTTATTGGCAGTGTAGAAACCATTAAAGAAAATTTAGCTGCTTTTGTTGCCAAACACGGTGTAAACGAGATAATGAGTACCTCGCATATTTACGATCATCAGGCAAAATTGCATTCGAATAAAATTTTTGCGGGGTTGTTTGGATAA
- a CDS encoding sugar phosphate isomerase/epimerase family protein: protein MRTTKLSYSAFFICLIYIGFCGFISDKEEYPRLGIVSGLTQDSLAYAAGFKMIGESVPKILSPALTDDQFNANLKKIKAAKCKVLTCNLFYPASIKIAGPEVDEAKVLTYTETVLSRAEQAGVKFIVLGSSGARSIPTDYDIVKAKTDFVSLCKKLAQIAGKYKVTILLENLETTETNFITSLKSAADIVRKVDHLNFRLNADIFHMMREGESPSEIIEAGTLIGFSEVAEKQNRSLPGVMGDDFKPYLKALHKINYRGFIFIEGSIKNAATEMPLAFKYLSAQIAEVYSEKKVD from the coding sequence ATGAGAACTACGAAACTTAGCTATTCAGCTTTTTTTATTTGCCTGATTTATATTGGTTTTTGTGGTTTTATTTCTGATAAAGAAGAATATCCGCGTTTAGGTATTGTATCTGGTTTAACACAGGACAGTTTAGCGTATGCCGCAGGTTTTAAAATGATAGGCGAATCGGTTCCGAAGATACTGTCACCCGCATTAACAGATGATCAGTTTAATGCCAATTTGAAAAAGATTAAAGCCGCAAAATGTAAAGTGTTAACCTGTAATCTTTTTTATCCGGCGAGCATAAAAATAGCTGGACCTGAGGTAGATGAGGCAAAGGTTTTAACTTATACCGAAACTGTTCTTTCAAGAGCCGAACAGGCAGGGGTTAAGTTTATTGTGTTGGGCAGCTCGGGTGCGAGGAGCATTCCTACAGATTATGATATCGTTAAGGCAAAAACTGATTTTGTTAGTTTATGCAAAAAACTAGCACAAATTGCCGGGAAATATAAGGTTACAATTTTGTTAGAAAACCTCGAAACTACCGAAACAAACTTTATTACTTCGCTAAAGTCGGCAGCAGATATTGTAAGGAAGGTTGATCATCTAAATTTCAGACTTAATGCCGATATATTTCATATGATGCGTGAAGGAGAATCTCCAAGTGAAATTATTGAAGCTGGTACATTGATTGGATTTTCGGAGGTTGCTGAAAAACAAAACAGGTCATTACCAGGCGTTATGGGCGATGATTTTAAACCTTATTTAAAAGCTTTGCACAAAATAAATTATAGGGGTTTCATCTTTATAGAAGGAAGCATCAAAAATGCGGCTACCGAGATGCCATTGGCTTTCAAATATCTTTCGGCTCAGATTGCAGAAGTGTATTCAGAAAAAAAAGTGGATTGA
- a CDS encoding sensor histidine kinase, with product MTKNPLKISPAIIWVSSIFLGLLSSVPQIAEHHFNAAEAAVNAGITSVFALLMWYLNIYMLSRKSSRPNKQGISYSRLFKSLLIGIGVMLCLAWIQQLILSHINFGPVMLMVEVRGILINLIFYMFLHLLQQNYENQQVNMELEKIKSDSLGAQYELLKQQVNPHFLFNSLNTLKAMVEIGDEEAVDFILKLSNFYRYTLESRKLDLIHVSEEMEILNAYLFLQQARFDGGFSFTSTLNEEILHTLIPPFTLQLLIENCIKHNVVSLDKPLHISLYAEDGQIILENPIRLKTANNNSLGVGLKNITLRYQHLLEKPIEIINDGQIFKIKLPLIHEHHHH from the coding sequence ATGACCAAAAACCCTTTAAAGATTTCGCCTGCTATTATATGGGTAAGTTCTATTTTTCTTGGACTTTTATCTTCCGTTCCCCAAATAGCAGAGCATCATTTTAACGCTGCCGAAGCCGCTGTTAATGCAGGTATTACTTCAGTATTCGCATTGTTGATGTGGTATTTGAATATTTATATGCTGTCGCGAAAGAGCAGCAGGCCTAACAAACAAGGGATTTCCTACTCCAGGTTATTTAAAAGTCTTTTAATTGGTATTGGCGTTATGCTTTGCCTTGCATGGATTCAGCAATTGATCCTTTCGCACATTAATTTCGGTCCGGTGATGTTGATGGTTGAAGTAAGGGGAATATTGATCAATTTAATTTTTTATATGTTTCTCCATCTGTTACAGCAAAATTACGAAAATCAGCAGGTGAATATGGAATTAGAGAAGATCAAAAGTGATAGTTTGGGCGCTCAGTACGAATTGCTTAAACAGCAGGTTAATCCTCATTTCCTTTTTAACAGCCTCAATACACTAAAGGCTATGGTAGAAATCGGCGATGAAGAAGCTGTCGATTTTATCCTTAAGCTTTCTAATTTTTATCGATATACCCTCGAGAGCCGTAAATTAGACCTGATTCACGTTTCGGAAGAAATGGAAATACTCAATGCATATCTATTTTTACAACAAGCAAGATTTGATGGTGGTTTTAGTTTTACTTCTACTTTAAATGAAGAAATATTGCACACCTTAATTCCTCCCTTTACGCTGCAGCTGTTAATCGAAAACTGTATCAAACATAATGTAGTTTCGCTGGATAAACCTTTACACATCAGCTTGTATGCCGAAGATGGGCAAATTATTTTGGAAAACCCTATCCGTTTAAAAACAGCCAATAACAACTCGTTGGGAGTTGGACTAAAAAATATCACATTGCGCTATCAACATCTTCTCGAAAAGCCAATCGAAATTATTAACGATGGACAAATTTTTAAAATTAAACTCCCATTAATTCATGAACATCATCATCATTGA